Below is a window of Allomuricauda ruestringensis DSM 13258 DNA.
ATGTTTCATGTTAAAAAAGCCGATGGTACAGTATATGATCGCAATCCATACTACGAACCGCAGGAGGGCGATTTTCCGTTGCCGGTTATTCAAGGAATCAAAGATTTGATGGATAGAGGGGCTATGTTCTGCGTGTGCAATCTGGCACTAAATGTATACAGTGGTGCAGTTGCACAACAAATGGGCAAGGACCCGAACGAAGTTTACGAAGAGTGGAAGGCAGCTGTTTTGCCCGAAATTCAGATTGTTCCCTCCGGGGTTTGGGCACTGGGTAGGGCCCAAGAAGAAGGCTGTGGATACATTTTTGCAGGAAATACGATTTAAAAGATGAAAAACATACTTTTATTTTTAGTGATAATGGTGTCAGGATTGACCTTGGCACAGAACGAACCCATCAAAGTAGTATTTGATGTAACCAGCAGTAATCCCGAAGTACATAGAACAGCGGCCAAGCATTTGAGATTGATGGCTGAAGCTTATCCGGAATCGGAGTTTGAATTGGTGGTTTACAGCGGAGCCTTTAAAATGGTGGATAAAAAATCATCTGTGGCCGGTGAAACCTTGTCAACTGTAGTCAATAGGGATAATGTGTCCATAGTGATTTGTGAACAGACCATGAAAAAGCATAAAATGACCATGGACGACCTTATTCCCGGAGTAGGTTCCGTGCCCGACGGCATTTATGAGTTGGTCATAAAGCAAAAACAAGGCTGGGGCTATATTAAAGAAGCGCAGTAATCAACTTGTTTTTAGTGGATATAAACCGAGGGAAGACCACCTCGGTTTTTCTTTGTCAGGCTGAGCGCAGTCGAAGCCATGAGCAGATAAAGCCCTATATTTGGTTTCCCATGTACACCTACTACGTTTATATACTAAAATGTTGTGATGGCTCATATTATACTGGAATCACAAACAATATTGCCATTCGACTTGCCCAACATCAGCATGGAATTGATAAGTATTGCTATACCTATAAAAGTAGACCGCTGACATTAAAGTTTCAACAAGAGTTCAATGATGTTTTACAGGCTATTTATTTTGAGAAAAAAATCAAGGGGTGGACTAGGGCAAAAAAGGTAGCTTTGATAAATGGGGATTACGATATGTTGAAGATTTTATCGGAATGCAGAAATGCAACGCACTTTAAATATCAATCGTTGAACAAATAAGCGCTTCGACTGCGCTCAGCATGACAGATGGGTTCTAAGCAAAAGCATACTAATCTAATAAAAACCGAAGCCAAGCGCCTCGGTTTTTTGTCGTGCGGTGTTTCAAAAGCCGAATTTTTGGAAGAAGAAGCGCCCCGTTTGGAGAAATGGCTCAACCAGAACATGCATGGCGAAATGCAGTACATGGAAAACTATTTTGACAAACGGCTGGACCCAACAAAATTGGTGGAGGGTTCCAAATCGGTCATTTCTTTATTGTTGAATTATTTTCCCTCCAAAGAACAAAACCCGGATTCCTACAAAATCTCCAAATATGCCTATGGCATGGATTATCACTTTGTGATAAAGGACAAACTCAAAAGCCTGCTCCACTTTATTCAAGAAGAAATTGGAGACGTGCATGGGCGGGCCTTTGTGGATTCTGCACCTGTTCTGGACAAAGCTTGGGCAGCCAAAAGTGGTCTGGGTTGGATTGGCAAGCACAGTAACCTGCTTACCCAACAAGTCGGCTCTTTTTATTTTATAGCCGAACTGATTGTAGATTTGGATCTGGAATATGATACCCCCGTAACCGACCATTGCGGAACCTGCACTGCTTGTATAGATGCTTGCCCAACCGATGCCATTGTGCAACCCTATATGGTGGATGGAAGCAAATGCATATCATACCTCACAATTGAATTAAAGAACGAAATCCCCTCCGAATTTGATGGTAAATTGGATGATTGGATGTTTGGTTGCGATGTTTGCCAAGATGTGTGCCCATGGAACCGCTTTTCAAAACCGCATAGCGAACCGCTGTTTAATCCAACCCCAGAATTATTGTCCTACACCAAAAAGGACTGGGAAGAGATTACAGAGGATGTCTTTAAAAAAATCTTCAAAAAATCAGCGGTAAAAAGAACAAAACTGTCCGGCCTTAAACGTAATGTTGACTTTATTAAAAAATAAGTGGACAGCCTTGTTTGATCTTTTGTTCAAATTTATAATGAAAACAAAATCAACGATTTGAAAAACCGTTCGTTTTCTATGTAAGGCACCAATAAAAAATTGATTGTTATAGATGGCCCCATAAAACCTTGGAATACCCTAACTTTACCAATTCATTTTCGACAATATGAGCAAGGAAAAACAAAGAAGGGAAGCGTTACTCTACCACGCAAAACCACAACCGGGAAAAATAAAAATTGTACCAACAAAACCCTATTCCACACAACGGGATTTGGCATTGGCCTATTCTCCAGGGGTGGCCGAACCTTGTCTGGAAATTGAAAAGAACAAGGACGATGTGTACAAGTACACTGCAAAAGGGAATATTGTTGCCATAATCTCCAACGGAACCGCAGTTTTGGGCTTGGGGGATATTGGACCGGAAGCCTCTAAACCCGTTATGGAAGGGAAGAGTTTGCTTTTCAAGATTTTTGCCGATATCGATGGGATTGATATTGAACTTGATACCAAGGATGTGGATAGGTTCATCGAAACCGTTAAGACGATTGCACCAACATTTGGGGGCATCAATTTGGAAGACATCAAGGCCCCCGAAGCATTTGAGATTGAACGTAGATTGAAGGAGGAACTTGATATTCCTGTAATGCACGACGATCAGCACGGAACAGCTATCATTTCCGCCGCCGCTTTGTTGAATGCCTTGGAGATTGCCGATAAAAAAATCGAAGAAGTTAAAATTGTAGTGAGCGGTGCGGGAGCAGCAGCGGTTTCCTGCACAAAACTCTACAAGGCGTTTGGTGCCTTGGCAGAGAATATTGTAATGCTGGATAGTAAGGGAGTGATCCGAAGTGATAGGGAAACCCTGAGCGAAGAGAAAAAAGAATTTGCCACCGATCGGAAGATTGACACTTTGGAAGAGGCCATGAAAGATTCCGATGTGTTCATTGGACTTTCCATTGCCGATATTGTTTCTCCAGAAATGCTGAATTCCATGGCCGAAAACCCCATTGTTTTTGCCATGGCAAACCCTAACCCCGAGATTGAGTACGATTTGGCCATGAAGACCAGGGACGACATTATTATGGCCACAGGCCGTTCCGACCATCCTAACCAGGTGAACAATGTGTTGGGCTTTCCTTTTATTTTTAGAGGGGCTTTGGATGTGCGGGCAACCAAAATCAACGAGGAAATGAAGATGGCCGCAGTAAGGGCCTTGGCCGATTTGACTCGGGAACCAGTACCGGAACAGGTAAATATCGCTTACGATGCCACTAGGTTGACCTTTGGACGTAATTATATCATTCCTAAACCTTTTGATCCCCGTTTGATCACCAAAATTCCGCCTGCTGTGGCCAAAGCGGCCATGGACAGTGGTGTGGCGAAATTCCCTATACAAGATTGGGCAAAGTATGAGGAGGAACTCTACCAAAGATCGGGTAATGACAACAAAGTTGTTCGGTTGCTTCACAATAGGGCCAAAGTCAACCCCAAACGTATAATTTTTGCGGAAGCCGAACTATTGGATGTAATGAAGGCGGCCCAAATTGTGCATGATGAGGGTATTGGCACCCCAATTCTTTTAGGAAATAAGGAAACCATAGAAAATTTAAAGAAGGAACTCGAATTTGATGCCGAAGTACCCATTATAGACCCGCGTTCCGATGAGTTCAGTGATATGAGGACCAAATATGCCCTGAAACTTTGGGAACTGAGAAAAAGAAAAGGAGAGACCAAATATAGTGCTCGGGTAAACATGGGCAAGCGCAATTATTTTGGCGCCATGATGCTCAAGGAAGGGGATGCCGATGGTATGATTTCCGGATACTCAAGATCGTACCCCAAAGTACTTCGACCCGTTTTTGAAGTTTTGGGAAGGGCCAAAAATGTGAAAAATGCGAGTACCGTCAATATTATGATAACGGACAGGGGGCCGCTCTTTTTGGCCGATACCTCTATCAATATTGATCCCAATGCCGAAGAGTTGGCGGAAATTGCCCAGATGACGGCCAATGTGGCCAAAACCTTTGGTTTTAATCCAGTAATGGCATTGCTCTCTTACGCCAACTTTGGCTCATCAAGCCACCCTAATGCGCAAAAGGTAAGGGAAGCTGTGAGAATTCTACATGAAAGAAACCCCGATTTAGTCGTGGATGGTGAAATTCAGACAGATTTTGCATTGGACCCGGAGTTGAGCAACAACAACTTTCCATTCTCCAAAATATCGGGCAAAAAAGTCAATACCTTGGTTTTTCCTAATTTGGAATCGGCCAATATCACCTATAAACTCTTGAAAGGTCTTAATAATGCAGATTCCATTGGGCCGGTAATGGTAGGGTTGACCCGTGCCGCCCATATTTTGCAGTTGGGTGCCAGTGTGGACGAAATGGTGAATATGGCTGCCGTAGCTGTTATAGATGCCCAAGAACGGGAGAAAAGAAAAATAGCGAAAATGCAAGGGGAATAGTCATAAATCAAACCGCTTAAAAAATGATTACCCATTTAAGAGGAAAACTAGTAGAGAAGAATCCAACCTATGCCATTGTGGAGTGTAATGGAGTAGGGTATTTTTTAAATATTTCGTTGCACACTTTTTCCCTGCTTCAGGATGAGGAAAACATATTTATTTATACCGATTTATTGGTTAAGGAAGATTCTCATACCTTGTTCGGTTTTGCCGAACGGGCGGAGCGTGAAGTGTTCCGTTTATTGATATCGGTTTCAGGAGTTGGTGCCAGCACGGCGCGCACCATGTTATCCTCTTTGTCCCCATCCGATGTAAGGGATGCCATAGCCAATGGAGATGTGCCCACCATCCAGTCCGTAAAAGGGATTGGAGCCAAAACGGCACAACGTGTAATCTTGGATTTGAAGGATAAGATTTTAAAAGTCTACGACATAGGCGAAGTTTCACAACAATCAAACAATACAAATAAAGAAGAAGCGTTATCTGCATTAGAGGTTCTTGGTTTTACCAGAAAGCAATCCGAAAAGGTGGTGGACAAGGTAGTTTCCCAAGACACTTCGCTAAGCGTAGAGAACATTATTAAACTGGCGCTCAAAAATTTGTAACTAGTTTGAAAAAAGGGGCAAAACCAATACTTAAACCAACGCGCTTTAAGTACATATTCTTTGTTGTTTGTTTGCTGTCCATAACTACAATAATGGCGCAGGAAACCAACGAACAGGCTCAAGATTCTGTAAAAACAGGTGTAGAGCTTGGTCGCCTTATCATGGAAAACCCCGATAGCATTGTTGCAAAATACACCTACGATCCCAAAACCAATACGTACATTTACAGAGAAAGCATAGGGGATTTTAACGTTAACTACCCCGTAATTCTAACCCCGGAACAATACTACGACCTTGTTGAAAAGGAACAGATGAAATCCTACTTTAAGCAAAAGGCAGATGCCTATGCAGGGAAGAAGGAAGGAAGTGAAGAAGCAAGAAGAAACTTGTTGCCCAACTTTTATGTGAACAGTAACTTTTTTGAGACCATTTTTGGCGGGAACACCATTGAGGTAATCCCACAAGGATCGGTTGCGATGGATTTGGGGATTTTATGGCAAAAGAACGACAACCCTGCACTATCTCCCAGGAACAGAACCAATCTTTCCTTTGATTTTGATCAACGCATCAGTTTGAGTTTATTGGGAAAAGTAGGTGAGCGTCTTCAGGTAACCGCAAATTATGACACCGAAGCCACATTCGATTTCCAGAATTTGGTAAAACTCGATTATACCCCGACCGAGGATGATATTCTTCAAAAAATTGAAGTGGGTAACGTAAGTATGCCGCTCAACAGTTCTTTGATTACGGGTGCACAGAGTTTGTTCGGGGTGAAAACACAACTTCAGTTTGGAAAAACAACGGTTACCGCGGTTTTTTCCGAACAACGATCACAAAACAATACTGTAGTTGCCCAAGGCGGGGGTACTGTAAACGAATTTTCCCTGACCGCATTGGATTACGATGAGGACAGGCATTTTTTCCTGGCACATTACTTCCGCGATAATTACGATCGCGCATTGGAATTTTATCCCTTTATACAAACGCAAGTGCAAATTACCCGTTTGGAGGTTTGGGTGACCAATAGAAACCAGCAAACACAAAATGTTAGAAACGTTGTGGCCATTCAGGATTTGGGAGAGGCCATTTCGGATAATACCCGAATTGGGGCCAACAATGGTGACCCGGCAGGGTTTTTTAATCCCTCTGTTGTGGCAAGTGGACTTCCACAGAACGGGGCCAATGCATACGATCCCAATCAAATTGGAAGCGGAGCGCTAACCCAATCCATTCGAGATATTGCTACGGTGGATTCCGGATTCAATATTCCGGGATATACCGTAAACCAAGGTTTTGATTATGCGATTCTTGAAAACGCCAGAAAACTTGAGGCAGGGAGGGATTATGAGTTCGATTCCCAATTGGGATATATCTCCCTGAGCCAGAGCTTGAGCAATGATGAGGTACTGGGAGTAGCTTTTCAGTATACCTACAATGGCGAGGTTTATCAGGTGGGTGAGTTTGCCAATGGCGGGGTTGATGCGACATCGGTTTCGGTCAACACAAGTTTTGTTGAAAATAATTCATTGGTCTTAAAATTACTGAAAAGTAACATTACCAATGTGGAGGACCCTATTTGGGATTTGATGATGAAAAACATCTATTCCACAGGGGCTTATCAACTGAACCAAGAGGATTTTAAGTTGAACATCCTTTATTCCGACCCAACACCACGAAACTATATTACGCCAGTAGACCCCAATGCAGGCTGGCCCTCGGGCTTGGAAGACCAGATATTGCTCAATGTGTTCAATTTAGACCGTTTGAACACCTATAACGATGTACAACCGGGCGGGGATGGATTTTTTGACTATGTGGAAGGAATCACTGTCGACTCACAATCCGGGCGAATTATTTTTACTAAGGTGGAACCGTTTGGAGAATACCTTTTTGAGAAATTGGGGGGCGGAGTTTACGATGTGAACAATGACCAAGGGTACAATCCAAACCAAAGGCGTTACGTATTCCGAAACATGTATGCGAAGACCAAGGCGGCTTCGTTGCAGAATGCCGAAAAAAACCGTTTTCAGATAAAGGGAAGGTACACCTCCCAATCCAATAATGGTATTCCCATCGGAGCTTTTAATGTGCCACAAGGATCCGTTACTGTTACCGCGGGGGGGCGTCAATTGCAAGAAGGCATCGATTATACGGTGAACTATCAAGCAGGAACGGTCCAACTTTTAGATCCAAGCTTGGAGGCATCCAATACCCCCATCAATATTTCTGTAGAGAACAATGCCGTATTTGGTCAGCAAACTCGACGATTTGCAGGGGTTAATGTAGAACATAAGTTCAACGACAAATTTGTTTTGGGCGGTACCTTGCTCAATTTGAACGAACGCCCCCTTACCCAAAAATCAAACTACGGGATTGAGCCCGTTAACAATACTATTTTTGGTCTGAACGGAAATTTCAGTACCGAAATCCCTTTCTTGACAAGACTCGCAAACAAATTGCCAAATATTGATACCGATGTACCCTCCAATCTCTCGTTGAGGGGCGAAGTGGCTTTTTTACGACCCAATTCACCAAAAAATGCGGATTTTAGGGGTGAAACCACCACCTATCTGGATGATTTTGAAGGAGCGCAGGCCTTGATCGATATCCGTTCCTCTTTGGGATGGACCTTGGCCAGTCCGCCAGTTGAGTTTATAGATGATAGAACAGGAATTGATGTAGGTTATGAGCGTGCAAAAATGGCGTGGTACACCATAGACCCTATTTTTTATACGAATCAGAGGCCATCAGGATTGTCGGACAACGATATTTCCCTGAACTCCACCCGTAGGGTTTTTATTGATGAGGTGTTTACCGAAACCGATATTGCCCAAGGGCAAACGCAGGTGCAAAGCACATTGGATATTGTATATTACCCAAATGATAAAGGACCCTACAATGCCAATCCAAGTTTTGAATCCGAAACCCCAGATGCCAAGTGGGGGGGTATTATGAGACCCTTGAGCAGTACCAACTTTGAGCAATCCAATGTGGAATTTGTTCAGTTTTGGGTGTTGGATCCCTATATTGATGGAGAAACCACCGATGCGAATGCAGGGGAATTGGTGCTTAATCTGGGCAATATCTCCGAAGATATCCTGAAAGATGGTCGAAAACAGTACGAAAACGGACTTCCCGCAAGCACGAACAACGAAATTCCAAGAGAAACAGCTTGGGGCCAAGTACCCTCTACACAATCTTTGGTATACGCCTTTGATGCAGATGAAGCCAACAGAACAGCTCAAGACCTTGGTTTGGACGGATATGGCGATGCCCAGGAACAAGCAATCTATAATGGGCCGGCGGAAGACCCAGCATTGGATAACTATCAGTATTACCTGAACAGGGAAGGTAGCATCTTGGAGCGTTATTTTGATTTTAATAATACCCAAGGAAATTCACCGGTTTCCGTGACGAACACCAATAGGGGTTCCACGACTTTGCCCGATGTGGAAGATATTGACAGGGATTTGACCATGAATACGGTAAACAGTTACTACGAGTATCGTATTCAGGTAAAGCCCAACACCACAATTGATGATAAATATGTAACCGATATCCGCGAAGGACAAACACCAACACTGCCCAATGGAACACAACTGAACCGTAGATGGATCCAGTATAAAATACCATTGAGCGATTTTACGGATGCCATAGGTGGAATCTCGGATTTTAGGTCCATTAGCTTTATGCGGATGTACCTTACCGGGTTTTCGGATGATGTGGTACTGCGATTTGCAACCTTGGATTTGGTGCGTGGCGATTGGAGAACCTATACCAACTCTTTGCAGCCCAATGTGGACAATGATCCTTCGGATGATGCGACCATTACCGATGTGAATACCGTTAATATTGAGGAAAACTACGGAAGACAACCCATACCTTATGTATTGCCCCCTGGAGTAGTGCGGGAGCAATTGAACAACAACAATACCATCATCCGCCAAAACGAGCAGTCCTTATCTTTTGTAGTGGAAAATTTGGAGTCTCAGGATGCTCGTGGAGTGTTCAAAAATGTGAATGTTGATGTACGCCAGTACGAACGCCTAAAAATGTTCATGCACGCCGAAAAAATATTCAATACCGATTATTCGGATAGCGATACACCACTGGTCGGTTTCCTAAGAATCGGTACCGATTTCTCCGAAAACTTCTATCAAATAGAGTTGCCGCTTCAATTTACTTCATTTGGAGCTTCATCCGCGGATGAAATTTGGCCCGATGTAAACGAAATTAATGTCGCATTGAGCGATTTGGGCAAGGTCAAATCCAAAGGAATATCGGATCAGACCCTGGACGAGATCAAATACTACGAAATTGTGAACGGTGAGGCCGTTCTTGTGGATGAGTTTGCTCCAAGAACCTTGGGTGCCGTTCGTATTGGTATTAGAGGTAATCCATCTTTGGGTAGTATTCGTGGTATGATGGTCGGTATCAAAAACATTGATGATATTCCGGCCCGTGGGGAAGTATGGTTCAATGAGCTTCGCTTGGCAGGTCTTGAGAATAGTGGAGGTTGGGCCGCTACCGCTGCTTTGGACGCCAACATGGCCGATTTTGCCAATGTGACGGCAACAGGAAGCAGAAGCACATCGGGCTTTGGTTCCATTGATCAAAGTCCTACGGAGCGTTCCTTGGAAGATGCCATTTCTTACGATGTGGTGACCAATGTA
It encodes the following:
- the sprA gene encoding cell surface protein SprA, whose translation is MKKGAKPILKPTRFKYIFFVVCLLSITTIMAQETNEQAQDSVKTGVELGRLIMENPDSIVAKYTYDPKTNTYIYRESIGDFNVNYPVILTPEQYYDLVEKEQMKSYFKQKADAYAGKKEGSEEARRNLLPNFYVNSNFFETIFGGNTIEVIPQGSVAMDLGILWQKNDNPALSPRNRTNLSFDFDQRISLSLLGKVGERLQVTANYDTEATFDFQNLVKLDYTPTEDDILQKIEVGNVSMPLNSSLITGAQSLFGVKTQLQFGKTTVTAVFSEQRSQNNTVVAQGGGTVNEFSLTALDYDEDRHFFLAHYFRDNYDRALEFYPFIQTQVQITRLEVWVTNRNQQTQNVRNVVAIQDLGEAISDNTRIGANNGDPAGFFNPSVVASGLPQNGANAYDPNQIGSGALTQSIRDIATVDSGFNIPGYTVNQGFDYAILENARKLEAGRDYEFDSQLGYISLSQSLSNDEVLGVAFQYTYNGEVYQVGEFANGGVDATSVSVNTSFVENNSLVLKLLKSNITNVEDPIWDLMMKNIYSTGAYQLNQEDFKLNILYSDPTPRNYITPVDPNAGWPSGLEDQILLNVFNLDRLNTYNDVQPGGDGFFDYVEGITVDSQSGRIIFTKVEPFGEYLFEKLGGGVYDVNNDQGYNPNQRRYVFRNMYAKTKAASLQNAEKNRFQIKGRYTSQSNNGIPIGAFNVPQGSVTVTAGGRQLQEGIDYTVNYQAGTVQLLDPSLEASNTPINISVENNAVFGQQTRRFAGVNVEHKFNDKFVLGGTLLNLNERPLTQKSNYGIEPVNNTIFGLNGNFSTEIPFLTRLANKLPNIDTDVPSNLSLRGEVAFLRPNSPKNADFRGETTTYLDDFEGAQALIDIRSSLGWTLASPPVEFIDDRTGIDVGYERAKMAWYTIDPIFYTNQRPSGLSDNDISLNSTRRVFIDEVFTETDIAQGQTQVQSTLDIVYYPNDKGPYNANPSFESETPDAKWGGIMRPLSSTNFEQSNVEFVQFWVLDPYIDGETTDANAGELVLNLGNISEDILKDGRKQYENGLPASTNNEIPRETAWGQVPSTQSLVYAFDADEANRTAQDLGLDGYGDAQEQAIYNGPAEDPALDNYQYYLNREGSILERYFDFNNTQGNSPVSVTNTNRGSTTLPDVEDIDRDLTMNTVNSYYEYRIQVKPNTTIDDKYVTDIREGQTPTLPNGTQLNRRWIQYKIPLSDFTDAIGGISDFRSISFMRMYLTGFSDDVVLRFATLDLVRGDWRTYTNSLQPNVDNDPSDDATITDVNTVNIEENYGRQPIPYVLPPGVVREQLNNNNTIIRQNEQSLSFVVENLESQDARGVFKNVNVDVRQYERLKMFMHAEKIFNTDYSDSDTPLVGFLRIGTDFSENFYQIELPLQFTSFGASSADEIWPDVNEINVALSDLGKVKSKGISDQTLDEIKYYEIVNGEAVLVDEFAPRTLGAVRIGIRGNPSLGSIRGMMVGIKNIDDIPARGEVWFNELRLAGLENSGGWAATAALDANMADFANVTATGSRSTSGFGSIDQSPTERSLEDAISYDVVTNVNVGQLFPKKWNLQLPFNYGISETLITPEFDPVYDDLRLDDRIAAATTAEEAETIEEQAEDYTKRTSINLIGVRKNRGEEAEENFFDVENFTFNYSYNETDHRDFEVAELRDQNVSTGFVYNHNFKPAPVAPFAKKDSMLTSKYWQWLKDLNFNALPTSLSVNANYNRSFNQQRYRDVLEPGVDALELPLLQQRNYLFNWQYALNYSITKSLRLNLTASNNNIVRNYFNVDDDSDSGINEALDLWDGFFDIGEPNRHAQQMQLNYELPFSKIPFLNFINAQYTYTSNFDWQRGGDALRQVARKDINTVQNASTHNLTANMSMQRFYDFLGLKKRDGKVTANQAAIRRDKAGNPANGEAADGPRKTSKGFNTLVDIVTMVKRLNVNYSENRGTVLPGYTQSIGFIGTTRPTLGFVFGSQADVRFEAARNGWLTDYPEYSRQFMQNTNKQLNITATAQPTQDLTIDLSADRNYMSSSQESYSPEEWMNGQNGLINEMGNFSISTVMIGTVFNKSDEFDSETFEQFKQNRITIANRLVSDRGESPGELDEDGFPERYGKTQQEVLLPAFFAAYTGQDVERVNMDAFRDIPIPNWNIKYTGLMKNRWFKKKFKRFSLSHGYRAAYSVNSFQTNLERQNTTFDPENGDLLPKTLINNVVLTDEFSPLMRVDFEMQNSFSFLAEVRTSRTLSLSFDNNLMTEINGNEYTLGLGYRFKDVKFVTNIGGEKTRLKGDLNLKADLSLRDNITIIRNLDIDNNQITSGQKLMSIKFTADYALSKSLNALFFYDHSFSEFAVSTAFPQTTINAGFTLRYNFGN
- a CDS encoding GIY-YIG nuclease family protein; amino-acid sequence: MDINRGKTTSVFLCQAERSRSHEQIKPYIWFPMYTYYVYILKCCDGSYYTGITNNIAIRLAQHQHGIDKYCYTYKSRPLTLKFQQEFNDVLQAIYFEKKIKGWTRAKKVALINGDYDMLKILSECRNATHFKYQSLNK
- the queG gene encoding tRNA epoxyqueuosine(34) reductase QueG produces the protein MGSKQKHTNLIKTEAKRLGFLSCGVSKAEFLEEEAPRLEKWLNQNMHGEMQYMENYFDKRLDPTKLVEGSKSVISLLLNYFPSKEQNPDSYKISKYAYGMDYHFVIKDKLKSLLHFIQEEIGDVHGRAFVDSAPVLDKAWAAKSGLGWIGKHSNLLTQQVGSFYFIAELIVDLDLEYDTPVTDHCGTCTACIDACPTDAIVQPYMVDGSKCISYLTIELKNEIPSEFDGKLDDWMFGCDVCQDVCPWNRFSKPHSEPLFNPTPELLSYTKKDWEEITEDVFKKIFKKSAVKRTKLSGLKRNVDFIKK
- a CDS encoding DsrE family protein → MKNILLFLVIMVSGLTLAQNEPIKVVFDVTSSNPEVHRTAAKHLRLMAEAYPESEFELVVYSGAFKMVDKKSSVAGETLSTVVNRDNVSIVICEQTMKKHKMTMDDLIPGVGSVPDGIYELVIKQKQGWGYIKEAQ
- a CDS encoding NADP-dependent malic enzyme, with product MSKEKQRREALLYHAKPQPGKIKIVPTKPYSTQRDLALAYSPGVAEPCLEIEKNKDDVYKYTAKGNIVAIISNGTAVLGLGDIGPEASKPVMEGKSLLFKIFADIDGIDIELDTKDVDRFIETVKTIAPTFGGINLEDIKAPEAFEIERRLKEELDIPVMHDDQHGTAIISAAALLNALEIADKKIEEVKIVVSGAGAAAVSCTKLYKAFGALAENIVMLDSKGVIRSDRETLSEEKKEFATDRKIDTLEEAMKDSDVFIGLSIADIVSPEMLNSMAENPIVFAMANPNPEIEYDLAMKTRDDIIMATGRSDHPNQVNNVLGFPFIFRGALDVRATKINEEMKMAAVRALADLTREPVPEQVNIAYDATRLTFGRNYIIPKPFDPRLITKIPPAVAKAAMDSGVAKFPIQDWAKYEEELYQRSGNDNKVVRLLHNRAKVNPKRIIFAEAELLDVMKAAQIVHDEGIGTPILLGNKETIENLKKELEFDAEVPIIDPRSDEFSDMRTKYALKLWELRKRKGETKYSARVNMGKRNYFGAMMLKEGDADGMISGYSRSYPKVLRPVFEVLGRAKNVKNASTVNIMITDRGPLFLADTSINIDPNAEELAEIAQMTANVAKTFGFNPVMALLSYANFGSSSHPNAQKVREAVRILHERNPDLVVDGEIQTDFALDPELSNNNFPFSKISGKKVNTLVFPNLESANITYKLLKGLNNADSIGPVMVGLTRAAHILQLGASVDEMVNMAAVAVIDAQEREKRKIAKMQGE
- the ruvA gene encoding Holliday junction branch migration protein RuvA, whose translation is MITHLRGKLVEKNPTYAIVECNGVGYFLNISLHTFSLLQDEENIFIYTDLLVKEDSHTLFGFAERAEREVFRLLISVSGVGASTARTMLSSLSPSDVRDAIANGDVPTIQSVKGIGAKTAQRVILDLKDKILKVYDIGEVSQQSNNTNKEEALSALEVLGFTRKQSEKVVDKVVSQDTSLSVENIIKLALKNL